A stretch of the Thalassotalea euphylliae genome encodes the following:
- a CDS encoding EamA family transporter codes for MSLKDSLLALIIVAIWGFNFIVIAWGVEQMPPLMMGAGRFLFVGVIGCLLVKRPNIPWRWLALYALTLCFGQFALLFCAIAFGMPAGLASLVLQSQALFTIILSVLILHESIKPAQLVAMVVAGLGLVIIGNSEQATEMTAIGFALTIASAVLWGSGNVINRKINQKGYLAGNSSAGIGLVVWSSWFAFIPFTIASFVFEGQDAILASLQSFNLVGIGVLLYLSVCASMLGYSLWSYLLANYPAGQVAPLTLAVPVVGLLCAMVFLNEQVTSGQWLGIFVVMLGLVINMKGEWLAQTLRHKIGSRVKG; via the coding sequence ATGTCACTCAAAGATAGTTTACTTGCGCTAATTATTGTCGCTATTTGGGGCTTTAATTTTATTGTGATTGCTTGGGGCGTAGAGCAGATGCCGCCGCTAATGATGGGCGCAGGCCGTTTTCTATTTGTCGGTGTGATTGGCTGTTTACTGGTAAAACGCCCAAATATTCCTTGGCGTTGGCTAGCGCTTTACGCGCTAACCTTGTGCTTTGGCCAATTTGCTTTGCTGTTTTGTGCAATTGCTTTTGGTATGCCAGCGGGGCTTGCTTCGTTAGTCCTGCAGTCTCAAGCACTGTTTACCATAATTTTGTCGGTGCTAATACTGCACGAATCGATTAAACCTGCGCAGTTAGTGGCGATGGTAGTGGCAGGTCTTGGCTTAGTGATTATTGGCAATAGCGAGCAAGCGACAGAAATGACAGCGATTGGTTTTGCCTTAACGATTGCTTCAGCCGTGCTTTGGGGCAGCGGTAATGTGATAAATCGCAAAATTAATCAAAAGGGTTATTTGGCTGGTAATAGCAGTGCAGGAATAGGCTTAGTGGTGTGGTCGTCTTGGTTCGCGTTTATTCCTTTTACGATTGCGAGTTTTGTTTTCGAAGGGCAAGACGCAATTTTAGCCAGCCTACAATCGTTTAACCTAGTCGGTATTGGAGTATTGCTGTATTTATCGGTTTGCGCGTCAATGCTGGGCTACAGCTTATGGAGCTATTTGCTGGCGAATTATCCCGCTGGCCAAGTTGCACCGTTAACCTTAGCTGTTCCAGTGGTTGGTTTGCTATGCGCCATGGTGTTTTTAAATGAACAAGTTACCAGTGGCCAATGGCTAGGGATTTTTGTCGTTATGCTAGGGTTGGTAATTAATATGAAAGGCGAGTGGCTAGCGCAAACGCTAAGGCACAAAATAGGCAGCAGGGTGAAGGGTTAA
- a CDS encoding PH domain-containing protein encodes MIDFNNKEVFKLKQNEEYGEMVTELLIDGEEIIDAYKSMRDGVVFTSKRIIAVNVQGITGSKKDFTSLPYKNIVAYSVETSGTFDLDSELEIYFSALGKVKFEFNGQASILAISKVISEHTL; translated from the coding sequence ATGATTGATTTTAATAATAAAGAAGTATTTAAGCTTAAACAGAATGAAGAATACGGTGAAATGGTTACCGAGCTGTTAATTGATGGCGAAGAAATCATTGATGCGTACAAGTCGATGCGTGACGGTGTGGTATTTACCAGCAAACGCATTATTGCCGTTAACGTACAAGGGATTACAGGTAGTAAGAAAGACTTTACCTCACTACCCTATAAAAATATTGTTGCTTACTCAGTGGAAACTTCAGGCACTTTTGACTTGGACTCTGAGCTGGAAATCTACTTTTCAGCACTTGGTAAAGTGAAGTTTGAATTTAATGGCCAAGCGTCAATTTTAGCTATATCTAAAGTAATTTCTGAGCATACGCTTTAA
- the rdgB gene encoding RdgB/HAM1 family non-canonical purine NTP pyrophosphatase, giving the protein MSKIVLATGNQGKVKELANLLAEHQIEVLPQSQFDVPDVAETGTTFVENAIIKARHAAKITGLPAIADDSGLEVDALNGAPGVYSARYSHDVTDSVSDATNNDKLLSALANVPASDRTARFHCVLVYMRHADDPTPVICHGVWEGSILTEKRGEQGFGYDPLFWVEAHQCSSAELARSDKNKLSHRGKALAQLVKHF; this is encoded by the coding sequence ATGAGCAAAATCGTTTTAGCCACAGGCAACCAAGGCAAAGTAAAAGAACTTGCCAACTTACTTGCAGAGCACCAAATTGAAGTATTACCACAAAGCCAATTTGACGTGCCGGATGTTGCTGAAACTGGCACTACCTTTGTTGAAAACGCCATTATCAAAGCACGACATGCGGCAAAAATCACAGGTTTACCAGCGATTGCCGATGATTCAGGGTTAGAAGTAGACGCATTAAATGGTGCGCCAGGTGTTTATTCTGCTCGCTACTCTCATGATGTAACCGATTCAGTGAGCGATGCCACAAACAATGACAAACTCCTGAGTGCACTTGCAAATGTGCCAGCCAGTGATCGTACAGCTAGATTCCACTGCGTATTGGTCTATATGCGCCACGCTGATGATCCAACACCGGTGATTTGCCATGGTGTATGGGAAGGTTCAATTTTAACGGAAAAACGTGGTGAGCAAGGCTTTGGTTATGACCCGCTATTTTGGGTGGAAGCGCATCAATGCAGCTCAGCAGAGTTAGCGCGTAGCGATAAAAACAAGCTTAGCCATCGCGGTAAAGCGTTAGCACAGCTCGTTAAACATTTTTAA
- a CDS encoding YggT family protein, whose protein sequence is MEAVVYLLRFFFDAVVTLLILRVWLQMVQADFYNPLSQFVVKVTNPLVIPFRRIIPGIGGLDIATIVVALFFAILEWVVFQGLSTGQIDFLFAMYLGTLALIKQVGFLLFIIMLVMAIMSWVVQGYNPTMVIFQQLTEPFLRPIRRVVPVIGGLDLSILVAFLALNVVNILLTGAVPYWGGV, encoded by the coding sequence ATGGAAGCAGTCGTTTACTTGTTACGATTTTTCTTCGACGCCGTCGTTACCTTGCTTATTCTTCGCGTATGGCTACAGATGGTACAAGCAGACTTTTACAACCCGCTTAGCCAGTTCGTTGTTAAAGTCACCAACCCATTAGTGATACCATTTCGCCGAATTATCCCCGGCATAGGCGGGCTAGACATCGCCACCATCGTTGTAGCGTTATTTTTCGCCATTCTAGAATGGGTAGTTTTCCAAGGACTTAGCACAGGTCAAATTGATTTCTTGTTTGCCATGTATTTAGGGACATTGGCGCTAATTAAACAAGTTGGCTTCTTACTATTTATTATTATGCTGGTAATGGCAATCATGAGCTGGGTGGTTCAAGGCTACAATCCAACCATGGTGATTTTCCAACAACTCACCGAACCATTCTTGCGCCCTATTCGCCGTGTAGTGCCTGTTATTGGTGGGTTAGATTTGTCGATTTTAGTTGCCTTTTTAGCGTTAAACGTCGTTAATATTTTGCTAACTGGCGCCGTCCCTTACTGGGGTGGGGTTTAA
- a CDS encoding DUF4426 domain-containing protein, translated as MKSIRTWLTSVFALIAFTLTSTTVSAENMKTLGSMDVHYMAIGATFLTPQVAKAYGIERSKYNALINISVMDNTKASKPAKAVAISGTAQNLTGQYKRLDFEEVREGQAIYYLAQLNFRDKEKVKFELTITDGSETHELMFNQTFYVD; from the coding sequence ATGAAATCAATTCGAACCTGGCTGACAAGTGTGTTTGCACTTATCGCCTTCACGTTGACTAGTACAACTGTCAGCGCAGAGAACATGAAAACCTTAGGGTCAATGGATGTTCACTATATGGCGATTGGTGCGACCTTTTTAACGCCGCAAGTTGCCAAAGCTTACGGTATCGAGCGCAGCAAATATAACGCGCTAATCAATATTTCTGTCATGGACAACACCAAAGCCAGCAAGCCTGCTAAAGCGGTGGCTATTTCTGGCACAGCGCAAAACTTAACGGGCCAATATAAACGCTTAGATTTTGAAGAAGTGCGTGAAGGTCAGGCGATTTACTACCTCGCCCAACTCAATTTTCGCGACAAAGAAAAAGTTAAGTTTGAGCTCACCATTACTGATGGTAGCGAAACCCATGAGTTAATGTTTAATCAAACTTTTTACGTTGATTAA
- the proC gene encoding pyrroline-5-carboxylate reductase, which produces MNKIAFIGAGNMNRAIIAGLVNNGFEPSNITVSNPSAPKREALANEYGINQTSSNSQAAEHVDIVVLGVKPHLIATVCQEIAEAIDIEHKCFISVAAGTTMAQIQAALGENKSVIRAMPNTPSQLGLGVTGAFASEQVTDEQRVAADRLMKATGIVKWLAQESDIDHIIAVSGSGPAYFFLFMEAMASEAERLGFTSTEARTLVQQTALGAAQMVVENDISIGQLRENVTSKGGTTQAALNAFTEGGLPELVSGAMQAAIARAKEMAAK; this is translated from the coding sequence ATGAATAAAATTGCATTTATCGGCGCAGGCAATATGAACCGCGCGATTATCGCAGGCCTAGTAAATAATGGTTTTGAACCAAGCAATATCACCGTATCGAACCCTTCCGCGCCAAAGCGCGAAGCACTTGCCAATGAATATGGCATCAACCAAACCTCAAGCAATAGCCAAGCAGCTGAGCATGTCGATATCGTCGTACTGGGTGTTAAGCCACATTTAATTGCCACCGTTTGCCAAGAGATCGCCGAAGCCATCGATATTGAGCACAAGTGTTTCATTTCAGTGGCTGCTGGTACCACTATGGCACAAATTCAAGCAGCGCTAGGTGAAAACAAATCCGTGATTCGCGCCATGCCTAATACGCCATCACAATTGGGCTTGGGTGTTACTGGTGCATTTGCATCGGAACAAGTCACCGACGAGCAACGGGTAGCCGCCGATCGTTTGATGAAAGCAACAGGTATTGTTAAATGGTTAGCGCAAGAATCAGATATCGACCACATTATTGCTGTTTCGGGCTCAGGCCCTGCTTACTTCTTCTTATTTATGGAAGCGATGGCAAGTGAAGCTGAACGCTTAGGTTTTACCAGTACTGAAGCGCGAACCTTAGTACAACAAACCGCACTAGGCGCGGCACAAATGGTGGTAGAAAATGATATTTCTATCGGTCAACTACGTGAAAATGTCACCTCAAAAGGCGGCACAACGCAAGCAGCACTTAATGCCTTTACCGAAGGTGGCCTACCAGAGCTAGTGAGCGGTGCAATGCAAGCTGCTATTGCTAGAGCCAAAGAAATGGCAGCAAAATAA